Proteins from one Xiphophorus hellerii strain 12219 chromosome 8, Xiphophorus_hellerii-4.1, whole genome shotgun sequence genomic window:
- the LOC116724213 gene encoding zinc finger protein 703-like, with translation MKYQPSGPAADRVSERIKLSHTTESKRSRPGAAVSLLTPLDPLRQAKRLPIRLIKMLTAHTGHLLHPEYLQPLTSAPVSIELDAKKSPLALLAQTCSQIGKPDPPSSSKLGSSCSPGDKESSSRSSSSSLKLGEHRSSLEDKSSFKPYNKSNVDCRRDGVTSSSSGDKVGFRVPSSSSSTTNGNSTSSQQSYPSHASSPGSRGTSTPPGQAQQHHKQSPSPGGQPASQSQTLTSEPGREQSSPTSTSTSNNHSNPKKDADGGKASADSPHHANSSHVRASTNCSNSSSDGGSNQDVGGRAEAAQPSLGPGHVTPISPYKNSQPLFPLPSSNMAYHGSVMGGYAGYPSQFLPGLDPSKTSLSMGGKHTSSSPLTGTSPPSFMQGLCRDPYCLSYPGVSHLGSSNCNSCIHDPSSTLKSSFPMVYPSHPLHSLHQSSLSSSVSPSLSHPLYTYGFMLPNDPLPHVCNWVSAGGPCDKRFATSDELLAHLRTHTALPVGMDSKLLSVSSSGPASCHLHLPHQSSPGSLPSSLSLRAPPSLGLARYHPYSKVHLPSGPSSISLHSLPTTGPYYPHYTLYSQRLGSASALGYQ, from the exons ATGAAATATCAGCCTTCGGGACCAGCTGCGGATCGAGTTAGTGAGCGGATCAAACTCAGCCACACCACCGAGTCGAAGAGGTCTCGCCCCGGCGCCGCGGTCTCCCTGCTGACCCCTCTGGACCCTCTACGGCAGGCGAAGCGGCTTCCCATCCGGCTGATCAAGATGTTGACGGCGCACACCGGACACTTGCTCCATCCGGAATATTTACAGCCTCTGACGTCCGCGCCAGTGAGCATCGAG CTGGATGCTAAGAAGAGTCCACTGGCCCTGCTGGCACAGACCTGCTCTCAGATTGGCAAACCGGACCCTCCTTCTTCCTCCAAGCTCGGCTCCTCCTGCAGCCCGGGGGACAAAGAATCCAGCAGTCGGTCGTCGTCCTCCAGCCTGAAGCTGGGGGAGCACCGCTCTTCTCTGGAGGACAAATCTAGCTTTAAACCCTACAACAAAAGCAACGTAGACTGTCGCAGGGATGGTgttaccagcagctccagcGGTGACAAAGTTGGATTCAGGGTACCGAGCAGCAGTAGCTCAACCACTAATGGGAATTCAACCAGCAGCCAGCAGTCCTATCCATCCCATGCTTCTTCGCCTGgctccagaggcaccagcaccccccCAGGACAGGCTCAGCAGCATCACAAACAGAGCCCGTCTCCCGGCGGACAGCCCGCCTCGCAGTCCCAAACTCTTACCTCTGAACCCGGACGCGAGCAGAGCAGCCCCACCAGCACTTCCACTAGTAATAACCACAGCAATCCAAAAAAAGACGCTGACGGGGGCAAGGCGAGCGCAGACAGCCCGCACCACGCGAACTCCAGCCACGTCCGGGCgagcacaaactgcagcaacagcagctcagACGGAGGCTCCAACCAGGATGTCGGCGGTAGAGCCGAGGCCGCCCAGCCTAGCCTCGGCCCTGGGCACGTCACGCCCATCTCTCCTTACAAAAACAGCCAGCCACTCTTCCCCTTACCCTCTTCCAACATGGCCTATCATGGATCTGTCATGGGGGGTTACGCGGGCTACCCATCCCAGTTCCTCCCAGGGTTGGACCCGTCCAAAACAAGCCTGAGCATGGGAGGAAAACACACGAGTTCCAGTCCTCTGACGGGCACCTCCCCGCCGTCCTTCATGCAGGGCCTTTGCAGGGACCCTTACTGTCTAAGCTACCCTGGTGTGTCTCATCTCGGCAGTAGCAACTGCAACTCCTGCATCCACGACCCTTCCTCCACCCTAAAGTCGAGCTTTCCCATGGTGTACCCTTCCCACCCGCTTCACTCCCTCCACCAAAGCTCCTTGTCGTCCAGCGTGTCCCCCTCCCTGTCTCATCCCCTTTACACGTACGGCTTTATGCTACCAAACGACCCCCTTCCCCACGTCTGCAACTGGGTGTCCGCTGGAGGGCCTTGCGACAAGCGCTTCGCCACCTCAGATGAACTCCTGGCTCACCTTCGCACCCACACAGCTTTGCCTGTGGGGATGGACAGTAAGCTGCTCTCCGTTTCCTCGTCTGGACCCGCATCCTGCCACTTGCACCTCCCACACCAGAGCAGCCCGGGCTCCCTCCCCAGCTCTCTGTCGCTCAGGGCTCCACCCAGCCTGGGCTTAGCTCGCTATCACCCCTACAGTAAGGTCCATCTCCCCTCTGGGCCTTCCTCCATCTCCCTGCACTCTCTGCCCACCACTGGCCCTTACTATCCCCACTACACTCTTTACAGTCAAAGACTTGGATCTGCATCAGCTCTTGGATACCAATAG